From Candidatus Methylopumilus planktonicus, a single genomic window includes:
- the nadD gene encoding nicotinate-nucleotide adenylyltransferase — translation MKLIGVFGGTFDPIHYGHIKLAQAWKSFASLSKVLFIPSGLAPHKNIVLDNKHRLEMLNLALKPYAGFLTDDREIKKHQNDLQASYTIETLKRLTQEKDEDQALCFLMGSDAFLKLESWHLWNELFNYCHILIVERRESPINSDQLTPDLKKEWNKRLTQKIEDIETSAYGLIMVKQFEYIDVSSSQIRNAIHLHKNLSQLVPEVIADYININQLYR, via the coding sequence TTGAAGCTTATTGGTGTGTTTGGCGGTACATTTGACCCAATCCATTATGGTCATATTAAATTAGCTCAAGCTTGGAAGAGCTTCGCTTCTTTGTCAAAAGTTCTTTTTATCCCGTCCGGTCTAGCGCCTCATAAAAATATCGTATTAGATAACAAGCATCGCTTAGAAATGCTTAATCTCGCTTTAAAGCCTTATGCAGGATTTTTGACCGATGATCGAGAAATTAAAAAACATCAGAACGATCTTCAGGCCTCTTATACAATTGAAACATTAAAAAGACTTACACAAGAAAAAGACGAAGACCAGGCTTTATGTTTTTTAATGGGAAGTGATGCTTTTCTGAAACTTGAATCCTGGCATTTATGGAATGAGCTTTTTAATTATTGCCATATATTAATTGTTGAGAGACGAGAATCACCAATTAACTCAGATCAATTAACGCCAGATCTAAAAAAAGAATGGAATAAAAGACTTACTCAAAAGATAGAAGATATCGAAACATCAGCTTATGGTTTAATTATGGTGAAACAATTTGAGTATATTGACGTTTCATCATCTCAAATTCGAAACGCAATTCATTTGCATAAGAATCTTTCACAACTCGTGCCTGAAGTAATTGCCGACTACATTAATATAAATCAACTTTATCGTTAA
- the lptE gene encoding LPS assembly lipoprotein LptE: MNFIQKKLIAILFLLVITSCGFHMRGMTEISFKTISLEGKELSFTKNLKKILNTNKVAIVSPTENPELRVELLSEESEKRILSLSGQGLVREFEIFYRVRYRIKTSDSEIWGQENIIETRKDFTYSDSNLIGKEEEERQLNEAMRNEAITNLFNQIQVIKK; the protein is encoded by the coding sequence ATGAATTTCATACAAAAAAAACTTATAGCTATATTATTCCTTCTTGTGATTACAAGTTGCGGGTTTCATATGAGAGGCATGACAGAAATATCATTTAAAACAATTAGCCTGGAAGGTAAAGAATTAAGTTTCACAAAAAACCTCAAAAAAATCTTAAATACCAATAAAGTAGCTATTGTTTCCCCGACAGAGAATCCAGAATTAAGAGTTGAGCTTCTTAGCGAAGAAAGTGAAAAAAGAATTCTTTCCTTGAGTGGCCAGGGTCTTGTTCGAGAATTTGAAATTTTTTATAGAGTTCGTTATCGTATTAAAACTAGTGACAGTGAAATTTGGGGCCAAGAAAACATAATAGAAACACGCAAGGACTTTACCTACAGTGATTCAAATCTTATTGGTAAAGAAGAGGAAGAAAGACAGCTTAACGAAGCTATGCGTAATGAAGCCATTACAAATCTATTTAATCAAATTCAAGTTATTAAAAAATAA
- a CDS encoding glutamate-5-semialdehyde dehydrogenase has product MTNTNQYLKNIGLEAKKASLLMAKVSTQQKNDALTFLIELLNSKAATILKANEKDVQAAKKNKLDRASIDRLIISSKTIDSMIKGIQDIVDLRDPIGEIMHLNARPSGIQVGQMRVALGVIGMIYESRPNVTIDAASLSIKSGNAIILRGGSESIHSNIALSGLIHEALKKSGLSIQAVQVIDSTDRSIVKGMIKLNDYIDVIIPRGGKSLTKMISDEATVPVIKHLDGNCHVYVDKDADLNKTLKIIENSKTQRLGTCNTTESLLISKHIARDFLPKIVKMLHQHKVEVRGCKETLKLVKGIKKASEDDFYTEYLDAIISCKIVIDIDEAIHHINQYSSHHTDAIVTENYERAMQFLKEVDSSSVMVNASTRFADGFEYGLGAEIGISTNKLHVRGPVGLEGLTSLKYIVLGNGHTRK; this is encoded by the coding sequence ATGACAAACACTAATCAATATCTTAAAAATATCGGTCTAGAGGCAAAAAAAGCTTCGCTCCTGATGGCTAAAGTATCAACTCAACAAAAAAATGATGCTTTGACTTTTCTCATTGAGCTTTTAAATTCAAAAGCCGCAACCATTTTAAAAGCCAATGAAAAGGACGTACAGGCGGCGAAAAAAAATAAATTAGATCGTGCTTCTATCGATCGCCTAATCATTTCGAGTAAAACCATTGATTCAATGATTAAAGGCATACAAGACATTGTCGATCTGAGAGATCCTATTGGTGAAATTATGCATTTGAATGCACGTCCATCAGGTATTCAAGTCGGTCAAATGCGTGTTGCTCTTGGCGTGATAGGTATGATTTATGAATCTCGTCCTAATGTCACTATTGATGCGGCGAGTTTATCTATTAAGTCAGGAAATGCCATTATATTAAGAGGGGGTAGTGAATCTATTCATTCTAATATTGCTTTAAGCGGCCTTATTCATGAGGCGCTTAAAAAATCTGGTCTTTCTATTCAAGCTGTTCAGGTAATCGACTCTACGGATAGATCTATAGTCAAAGGCATGATTAAGCTTAATGATTACATTGATGTCATCATCCCAAGAGGCGGTAAAAGCTTAACTAAAATGATTAGTGATGAAGCAACTGTTCCTGTTATTAAACATTTAGATGGAAATTGTCACGTCTATGTGGATAAAGATGCGGACTTAAATAAGACGCTCAAAATTATTGAGAATTCTAAAACTCAGAGATTGGGTACATGCAATACCACTGAATCACTTTTAATTTCGAAGCATATTGCACGCGATTTCTTGCCTAAAATTGTGAAAATGCTGCATCAACATAAAGTTGAGGTTCGCGGATGCAAGGAAACTTTGAAACTTGTAAAGGGTATTAAAAAAGCAAGTGAGGATGATTTTTATACTGAATATCTCGATGCAATCATTTCATGCAAGATTGTAATTGATATCGATGAAGCTATTCATCATATCAATCAATATTCCTCTCATCACACCGACGCTATAGTTACAGAAAATTATGAGCGTGCGATGCAATTCTTGAAAGAAGTTGATTCAAGCAGTGTTATGGTAAACGCTTCAACTCGATTTGCAGATGGCTTTGAATATGGCCTAGGTGCTGAAATAGGTATTTCAACAAATAAATTACATGTAAGAGGTCCTGTCGGTCTTGAAGGGCTCACTTCGCTAAAATATATTGTATTAGGCAACGGTCATACTCGCAAATAA
- the bioD gene encoding dethiobiotin synthase translates to MYTYFITGTDTNIGKTAITCSLIAKLTEEGFCVGGMKPVAAGCHIENGYMISDDVKKIAEVSNADININEVNPYQFEAPIAPHISFQKNKKEIDIHLIKKYLRSFENKMDYLFMEGVGGYAVPLTENFSTANLIEALNIPIILVVGVKLGCINHALLTVESILNKKQKLSGWVANRIDEHMLAYDDNVSFLKENIKAPCLGEVPYLKNFDPYTASKFIDIAKLNDKVDLY, encoded by the coding sequence ATGTATACATATTTCATCACTGGAACCGACACTAATATTGGAAAAACAGCAATCACTTGTAGTTTGATTGCTAAATTGACTGAAGAGGGATTTTGTGTGGGCGGAATGAAGCCTGTCGCCGCTGGGTGCCATATAGAAAACGGTTATATGATATCTGATGATGTTAAAAAGATTGCTGAGGTGAGCAATGCTGACATAAATATCAACGAAGTTAATCCTTATCAATTTGAAGCCCCAATCGCACCTCATATTAGCTTTCAGAAAAATAAAAAAGAAATTGATATCCATCTAATTAAAAAGTATTTGCGATCATTTGAAAATAAGATGGATTATCTATTTATGGAAGGGGTGGGGGGTTACGCTGTGCCGTTAACAGAGAATTTTTCTACAGCAAATTTGATTGAAGCTCTGAATATACCCATTATTTTAGTTGTAGGTGTAAAGCTGGGCTGTATCAATCATGCTTTATTGACAGTTGAATCAATTCTAAATAAAAAACAAAAACTCTCTGGCTGGGTAGCTAATCGTATTGATGAGCATATGCTTGCTTATGATGATAATGTATCTTTTTTAAAAGAAAATATTAAGGCACCTTGTTTAGGCGAAGTGCCATATCTTAAAAATTTTGATCCTTACACGGCATCAAAATTTATTGATATTGCTAAGCTTAACGATAAAGTTGATTTATATTAA
- the bioC gene encoding malonyl-ACP O-methyltransferase BioC — MTKDHINKKRAQAAFNKASVSYEEAAVLQKHVLGEMFLRLKLLKINPEIILDLGCGPGNAGPDLKATYKPRDLIYLDFAYDMLKKAEQKNKDHFLKSFSNKTSQQFICADMEAIPLSEGSVDMIWSNLSLQWCNHLDQVFTQIGKILKHNGLFIFSTFGPSTLHELRASLASFSQHSHVNQFIDMHDIGDALVGCGFSDPVLDVDLYTLTYSTFKDIMYDLKHIGARNALEGRAKGMTGKGFLYQLEKSYETYRVDKKLPASYEVVYGHAWKVNKSLDESSVVKFYPKQ; from the coding sequence ATGACTAAAGATCATATTAATAAAAAAAGGGCTCAAGCAGCATTTAATAAAGCTTCGGTTTCTTATGAAGAGGCAGCAGTGCTTCAGAAGCATGTCCTAGGAGAAATGTTTCTTAGATTAAAATTACTCAAAATAAATCCAGAAATAATTCTTGATTTAGGCTGCGGGCCGGGCAATGCAGGCCCTGATTTAAAAGCCACCTATAAGCCCCGTGATCTTATTTATTTGGATTTTGCATATGACATGTTAAAAAAGGCAGAACAGAAAAATAAAGATCATTTCTTGAAGTCTTTTTCAAATAAAACCTCACAGCAGTTTATCTGTGCTGATATGGAAGCTATCCCCTTATCAGAAGGCAGTGTCGATATGATTTGGTCGAATTTATCACTTCAATGGTGTAATCATCTAGATCAGGTATTTACTCAGATAGGAAAAATATTAAAGCACAACGGCCTTTTTATATTTAGCACTTTCGGACCAAGCACACTTCATGAATTAAGAGCTTCTCTCGCATCATTTTCCCAGCACTCCCATGTGAATCAATTTATCGATATGCATGATATTGGAGATGCGCTTGTGGGTTGCGGATTTTCTGACCCAGTATTAGATGTGGATCTTTATACACTTACTTACAGTACATTTAAAGACATTATGTATGATCTCAAGCATATTGGTGCTCGCAATGCTCTAGAAGGAAGGGCTAAAGGCATGACAGGAAAAGGCTTTTTGTATCAACTAGAAAAATCATATGAAACTTATAGGGTCGATAAAAAATTACCCGCGAGTTATGAGGTTGTTTACGGACATGCGTGGAAAGTAAACAAGTCGCTTGACGAATCCTCAGTCGTTAAATTTTATCCGAAGCAATAA
- the adk gene encoding adenylate kinase has protein sequence MRIILLGAPGAGKGTQAQILKDKFNIPQISTGDMLRSAIKANTKLGLEAKQFMDSGALVPDQLIIELVKERIQDSDCKQGFLLDGFPRTIPQAEAMKQASIRIDIVIEIDVPDNIIVDRLSGRRTHIASGRIYHILNNPPKIQDQDDITGEPLIQRDDDKKETILKRLDVYHSQTKPLVDYYSKWAATENQELRYIKINGFGDVIDIQKTIFDQIN, from the coding sequence ATGAGAATTATTCTACTAGGAGCGCCGGGTGCCGGCAAGGGCACACAAGCCCAGATACTTAAAGACAAATTTAATATCCCCCAAATATCTACTGGCGACATGCTTCGTTCTGCTATTAAAGCAAACACAAAATTAGGTCTTGAAGCCAAACAATTTATGGATAGTGGCGCACTTGTTCCAGATCAACTTATTATTGAATTAGTTAAAGAGCGGATACAAGATAGCGATTGTAAACAAGGCTTCTTGTTAGATGGCTTTCCTAGAACTATTCCTCAAGCCGAAGCAATGAAACAGGCTTCCATTAGGATTGATATAGTCATTGAAATTGATGTGCCAGATAATATTATTGTAGATAGGTTAAGCGGCCGAAGGACGCATATTGCTTCAGGTCGCATTTATCATATTCTTAATAATCCCCCTAAAATTCAAGATCAGGATGACATCACAGGTGAGCCTCTTATTCAGAGAGATGATGATAAAAAAGAAACCATTCTAAAACGTCTTGATGTTTATCACAGCCAAACGAAGCCACTTGTTGATTATTATTCAAAATGGGCAGCAACTGAAAATCAAGAGCTTCGCTATATTAAGATTAACGGCTTCGGTGATGTTATAGATATCCAAAAAACAATTTTTGATCAAATTAATTAG
- the pdxA gene encoding 4-hydroxythreonine-4-phosphate dehydrogenase PdxA has translation MTAFKPHIVISSGEPAGIGLDLCVLLSTKKFPAFITVVGDKNALADRAAQLNKSITFYENTSIEHKGDHSLSIHHIPACENIQTGLLNPKNNQYVIDVLNFALDGCLNKSFDALVTAPIHKSIINESQPFTGHTEYIAHYTDTKNEVMMLTSKTMKVALVTTHVPLSQVSRLITSEKLEQTLRTIYRDLIHRFKINSPKIFVAGLNPHAGENGILGLEEINILTPVINKLKLEGMLIEGPLPADTLFTEKYIQKADCFLAMYHDQGLAVFKHANFGLGVNVTLGLPIIRTSVDHGTAIDLAGLGNIDSNSFCSAIDLAIDLAQKSHV, from the coding sequence TTGACTGCTTTTAAGCCACATATCGTCATAAGCTCAGGCGAGCCTGCAGGCATTGGGCTTGATCTTTGCGTTCTTCTTAGCACAAAAAAATTTCCTGCATTTATTACAGTGGTTGGCGATAAGAATGCGTTAGCTGATAGAGCTGCCCAACTCAATAAATCGATTACATTTTATGAGAATACTTCTATAGAGCATAAGGGCGATCATTCACTTTCCATACATCATATTCCTGCTTGCGAAAACATTCAGACAGGGCTTCTTAATCCTAAAAATAATCAATATGTTATTGATGTCCTAAACTTTGCATTAGATGGCTGCTTAAATAAATCTTTTGATGCGCTTGTCACAGCTCCTATTCATAAAAGCATCATCAATGAAAGCCAGCCTTTTACAGGCCATACTGAATATATTGCACATTATACTGATACCAAAAATGAAGTTATGATGCTAACTTCTAAAACTATGAAAGTTGCACTTGTGACAACACATGTGCCGCTATCACAAGTGAGTCGCTTGATCACATCAGAAAAACTCGAGCAAACACTAAGAACAATTTATCGCGATTTGATTCATCGATTTAAAATAAATAGCCCTAAAATTTTTGTTGCAGGTCTTAATCCGCATGCAGGGGAAAATGGCATTTTAGGTTTAGAAGAAATTAATATTCTCACGCCAGTCATCAACAAATTAAAATTGGAAGGGATGTTGATTGAGGGTCCCCTCCCAGCAGATACGCTTTTCACAGAAAAGTATATCCAAAAGGCTGACTGCTTTTTGGCAATGTACCATGACCAAGGTCTCGCAGTTTTTAAACATGCTAATTTTGGCTTAGGTGTTAATGTTACCCTTGGCCTTCCCATTATTAGAACCTCAGTAGACCACGGAACCGCTATCGATTTAGCTGGACTAGGCAACATAGATTCAAATAGCTTTTGTAGTGCGATTGATTTAGCAATCGATTTGGCTCAAAAATCTCACGTATGA
- the bioH gene encoding pimeloyl-ACP methyl ester esterase BioH, producing MHIKKIGQGKDLVLIHGWGMHSGIWEPIIDRFSNQYTLHLVDIPGMGKSHVINPYDLDHVTEEISKALPPSFDILGWSLGSLIAIKMSLMYPKKIHRMVLVGGTPCFINQTDWSYGVDVRDFNNFANNLFKNYKSTMINFYILQLMHSKNSKLIIKKLKEMEAVENPPEIKSLQLGLDILLNNDLRNDINKIKHQTLLITGDMDRLTPKSASMWLESHLKESQLKLIKGASHIPFLSHSDEFFNYLDQFLLAA from the coding sequence ATGCACATTAAAAAAATAGGCCAAGGAAAAGATCTTGTGCTTATTCATGGCTGGGGCATGCATAGCGGCATATGGGAACCTATTATTGATAGATTTTCAAACCAATACACACTTCATCTTGTAGATATCCCAGGCATGGGAAAAAGTCACGTCATTAATCCTTATGATCTAGATCACGTAACTGAGGAAATAAGTAAAGCCTTACCACCCTCATTTGATATTTTAGGCTGGTCTCTAGGCAGTCTTATTGCAATTAAGATGAGTCTTATGTACCCCAAAAAAATTCACCGTATGGTTTTAGTAGGAGGCACGCCTTGTTTTATTAACCAGACAGATTGGAGTTATGGGGTAGATGTCAGAGACTTTAATAATTTTGCTAATAATCTTTTTAAAAACTACAAGTCGACCATGATAAATTTTTACATACTACAACTCATGCATTCGAAAAATAGCAAGTTGATTATTAAAAAACTTAAAGAAATGGAGGCGGTAGAAAATCCACCTGAAATTAAATCATTACAACTTGGGCTTGATATCTTATTAAATAATGATTTGCGAAATGATATTAATAAAATTAAACATCAAACACTTTTAATCACAGGCGATATGGATCGCTTAACCCCAAAGTCTGCCTCTATGTGGCTTGAAAGTCACTTGAAAGAAAGTCAACTAAAACTTATCAAAGGTGCATCACACATTCCTTTCCTTTCTCATTCGGATGAGTTCTTTAATTACCTGGATCAATTTTTATTAGCAGCCTAA
- the holA gene encoding DNA polymerase III subunit delta gives MAAFDSEALHKELQKNQLSKFFLLGDEALSRKEAFDILRQFAKEHSYLEKLTFTVDRYFKWDQCASSLSAQGLFSQKRIIEIVIPSGKINAESGESFYGILQNLSQDDLLIVQLPQTDRETKQQKWFKELEKKSYTIRLDEIKPGELPSWLKKRALLLSINLDEESIQLVSQFVHGNMLAADQELNKLALLFPNQSISYEKVSQSISNVSRYDTFELTEYVLNGDQIKTLSTLNFLKEEGQNPINITSSLSWVLKPMLEIKELDFRGQSLENYLTKSRIFGDKLTYVKKSLSFFSVKHLRAATQKLSEIDKISKGVSPGDAWLETVRLCMGLAKIASRSRKI, from the coding sequence ATGGCGGCATTTGATTCGGAAGCGCTTCATAAGGAGCTTCAAAAAAATCAGCTATCAAAATTTTTTCTTTTGGGGGATGAAGCTCTCTCAAGAAAAGAAGCTTTCGACATCCTCCGTCAATTTGCCAAAGAACATTCTTACCTAGAAAAATTGACTTTTACTGTTGATCGCTATTTTAAATGGGATCAATGTGCTTCGTCCCTTTCCGCTCAGGGTTTGTTTTCCCAAAAGCGTATTATTGAAATCGTCATTCCCTCAGGAAAAATAAATGCAGAAAGCGGCGAATCCTTTTATGGGATTCTACAAAATCTTTCTCAAGACGACCTACTAATTGTTCAATTACCCCAAACAGACAGGGAAACTAAGCAGCAGAAATGGTTTAAAGAGCTCGAAAAAAAATCTTACACGATTAGGCTTGATGAGATTAAGCCGGGTGAACTTCCTTCTTGGTTAAAAAAAAGAGCTTTATTATTATCAATAAACCTAGATGAAGAAAGTATTCAGCTTGTCAGTCAATTTGTTCATGGCAATATGCTTGCTGCAGACCAGGAATTGAATAAATTAGCATTGCTTTTTCCAAACCAATCTATTTCATACGAAAAAGTGTCTCAGTCTATTTCCAATGTATCTCGTTATGATACTTTTGAACTCACTGAATATGTATTAAATGGTGACCAGATAAAAACCTTGTCGACACTCAACTTTTTAAAAGAAGAGGGGCAAAATCCAATTAACATAACAAGCTCTCTTTCTTGGGTATTAAAACCTATGCTTGAAATAAAAGAGCTTGATTTTAGAGGTCAATCTTTAGAAAACTATCTTACAAAATCAAGAATATTTGGAGATAAGCTTACTTACGTTAAAAAATCGCTATCTTTTTTTTCAGTTAAGCATTTAAGGGCAGCTACTCAAAAGTTATCTGAAATTGATAAAATATCGAAAGGTGTTTCCCCAGGCGACGCCTGGTTAGAAACAGTGAGACTTTGTATGGGGCTTGCAAAAATAGCATCTCGAAGTCGAAAAATTTGA
- the leuS gene encoding leucine--tRNA ligase, protein MQSNYPFKSIEEKVRSYWDKELTFSVSEDSKKPKYYCLSMFPYPSGKLHMGHVRNYTIGDVLSRFHRMLGFNVLQPMGWDAFGLPAENAALQNKSAPAAWTYSNIDYMKHQLKQLGLAIDWKREIATCRPEYYKWEQWLFTELFKKKLIYKKISTVNWDPVDQTVLANEQVIDGKGWRSGAVVEKKEIPQYFMKITEYADELLRDLDGLEGWPEQVKTMQRNWIGKSYGCEIEFSIKDHADHIKIYTTRPDTLLGVTYLAIAAEHPLASLIKKNNPTIEAFINECSRGGVAEADLATAEKIGIDSGLRAIHPITQKEVPIWIANYVLISYGSGAVMAVPAHDERDFHFAKKYNLNIEQVIEPIDAKTMNLEEAAYTDYGRLINSGEFNGLEFQEAFDAIVNKLTSLNKGKKTTQFRLRDWGISRQRYWGCPIPIIKCHSCGEVPVPEKDLPVVLPESIVMHGVGSPIKKDESFYKTTCPSCGKPAERETDTMDTFVESSWYFARYPSYNNQNVMVDERSNYWMPVDQYIGGIEHAILHLLYARFFNKILRDLGLIKHSEPFKNLLTQGMVLKNGTKMSKSKGNTVDPQSLIDQFGADTARLFIMFAAPPEQSLEWSDSGVEGANRFLKRLWKAVYDHHAKGKIAPYTEGELTAQTKNLRFELHQTIQKITDDIQRRHSFNTAISSVMELMNTFAKVEGEDAITVSVKQEVIQNVILLLNPFVPHICHALWDHLFNTAIDQEVWPKADSSALIKNEYEMVIQVNGKLRGNMLVSADLTQKDIELMALENEDVKRFIDPESKVKKLIFVPKKLINIVTG, encoded by the coding sequence ATGCAATCCAACTACCCTTTTAAAAGTATTGAAGAAAAAGTTCGATCTTATTGGGATAAGGAGCTTACATTTTCTGTTTCAGAAGACTCTAAAAAACCAAAATATTATTGTCTTTCTATGTTCCCTTATCCAAGCGGAAAACTTCATATGGGGCACGTTAGAAATTACACGATCGGCGATGTATTAAGTCGCTTTCATCGCATGCTTGGTTTTAATGTATTACAGCCGATGGGCTGGGATGCTTTTGGTTTGCCTGCTGAGAATGCGGCATTACAAAATAAATCTGCTCCTGCTGCTTGGACCTATAGCAATATTGATTACATGAAGCACCAATTAAAACAACTGGGCCTTGCTATTGACTGGAAAAGAGAAATTGCAACATGTCGACCAGAATATTACAAATGGGAGCAATGGTTATTTACTGAACTCTTTAAAAAGAAATTAATTTACAAAAAAATTTCTACAGTTAATTGGGATCCAGTTGATCAAACTGTCCTTGCTAATGAACAAGTAATTGATGGAAAAGGATGGCGATCTGGCGCTGTTGTTGAGAAAAAAGAAATTCCTCAATATTTTATGAAAATTACTGAATACGCAGATGAGCTTTTAAGGGATTTAGATGGTCTTGAAGGCTGGCCAGAGCAAGTCAAAACCATGCAAAGAAATTGGATTGGTAAAAGTTATGGCTGTGAAATTGAATTTTCTATTAAAGATCATGCTGATCACATTAAAATCTATACTACCCGACCAGACACACTTTTAGGTGTGACTTACTTAGCTATTGCAGCAGAACATCCCCTTGCTTCATTAATTAAAAAAAATAATCCTACAATTGAAGCATTCATTAACGAATGTTCAAGAGGCGGCGTTGCTGAGGCAGATCTTGCGACTGCAGAAAAAATAGGTATCGACTCTGGGCTTCGAGCTATTCACCCTATCACACAAAAAGAAGTACCGATTTGGATAGCTAATTATGTTCTTATAAGTTATGGCTCAGGAGCAGTCATGGCAGTTCCTGCGCATGATGAAAGAGATTTTCATTTTGCAAAAAAATATAACCTCAACATTGAACAAGTTATTGAGCCGATTGATGCAAAAACAATGAACCTTGAAGAGGCTGCTTACACTGATTATGGGCGGTTAATTAATTCGGGTGAATTTAATGGTTTAGAATTTCAGGAGGCATTTGATGCCATTGTTAATAAACTAACTTCTCTCAATAAAGGTAAAAAAACAACGCAGTTTAGATTACGTGACTGGGGAATTTCAAGGCAGCGTTATTGGGGATGCCCAATACCTATTATTAAATGTCATTCATGTGGCGAAGTACCTGTGCCAGAAAAAGATTTACCCGTAGTGCTGCCTGAGTCCATTGTTATGCATGGTGTTGGATCTCCTATTAAAAAAGATGAATCTTTTTACAAAACAACCTGCCCTTCGTGCGGCAAGCCAGCTGAAAGAGAAACAGATACGATGGATACTTTTGTAGAGTCATCTTGGTACTTTGCTCGCTATCCAAGTTATAACAATCAAAATGTTATGGTGGATGAAAGAAGTAATTACTGGATGCCTGTTGATCAATATATCGGCGGTATTGAGCATGCCATATTACATTTATTATATGCACGCTTTTTTAATAAGATCTTAAGGGACCTTGGCCTCATTAAACATTCAGAGCCATTTAAAAATCTTTTAACACAAGGTATGGTATTAAAAAATGGCACCAAAATGTCAAAATCAAAAGGCAATACTGTAGATCCTCAATCACTTATTGATCAGTTCGGTGCTGATACCGCAAGACTTTTTATTATGTTTGCAGCCCCTCCTGAGCAAAGTTTAGAGTGGTCTGACAGTGGCGTTGAGGGAGCGAATCGCTTTTTAAAGCGGCTTTGGAAAGCTGTTTATGATCATCATGCCAAAGGTAAAATTGCGCCTTATACAGAAGGAGAGCTCACTGCTCAAACAAAAAATTTAAGATTTGAGTTACATCAGACCATACAAAAAATTACAGATGATATTCAAAGAAGACATAGTTTTAATACAGCCATATCTTCTGTGATGGAACTCATGAATACCTTTGCAAAAGTGGAAGGTGAAGATGCTATAACAGTTTCAGTCAAACAAGAAGTGATACAAAATGTTATTTTGTTACTCAATCCTTTTGTGCCTCATATTTGTCATGCCTTATGGGATCATCTTTTTAATACTGCGATCGACCAAGAGGTTTGGCCTAAAGCTGACTCAAGCGCATTAATTAAGAACGAATATGAAATGGTGATTCAAGTCAACGGAAAACTTAGAGGAAATATGCTAGTATCGGCTGATCTTACACAAAAAGATATTGAGCTCATGGCCCTCGAAAATGAGGACGTTAAGCGATTTATAGACCCTGAAAGTAAAGTTAAAAAATTGATATTTGTGCCTAAAAAACTCATTAATATCGTCACAGGATAG
- the rsmA gene encoding 16S rRNA (adenine(1518)-N(6)/adenine(1519)-N(6))-dimethyltransferase RsmA, translating to MKYIAKKKFGQNFLKDASIIHSIIQSINPLLDDALIEIGPGLGALTKPLLEKSNHLLAIELDRDIVSWMEKEYPKKKITIFNEDVLNFNFHQFDQKVRVVGNLPYNISTPVLFKCIENIVIIKDLHFMLQKEVVDRMIATPSSSDYGRLSVMLQYYFSMEHLVHVPKEAFDPEPKVESSFVRLIPYEQYPFIANNINQFGKIVKEAFSQRRKTIRNTLKSFINENDFEKIGINPQLRAENLSVSDFVKISNYLD from the coding sequence ATGAAATATATTGCTAAGAAAAAATTTGGGCAAAATTTTCTCAAAGATGCGTCGATTATTCATTCAATCATTCAATCAATCAACCCTCTTCTAGATGACGCTCTTATTGAAATAGGCCCTGGCCTTGGGGCGCTTACAAAACCACTTCTCGAGAAATCTAATCATCTGTTAGCCATTGAACTTGATCGAGATATTGTAAGTTGGATGGAAAAAGAATACCCAAAAAAAAAAATTACCATATTCAATGAGGATGTTCTAAATTTTAACTTTCATCAGTTCGACCAAAAAGTAAGAGTTGTAGGTAATTTACCTTACAACATTTCAACGCCTGTCCTATTTAAATGTATTGAAAATATTGTAATTATTAAAGATCTGCATTTTATGTTACAAAAAGAAGTAGTAGATCGTATGATTGCCACACCTTCGTCTTCCGATTACGGGAGACTATCAGTGATGCTTCAATATTATTTTTCAATGGAGCATTTGGTTCATGTGCCGAAAGAGGCATTCGATCCGGAGCCTAAAGTTGAATCATCTTTCGTAAGGCTCATTCCTTACGAGCAATACCCTTTTATAGCTAACAATATCAATCAGTTTGGGAAGATTGTTAAGGAAGCTTTTTCCCAAAGAAGAAAGACTATTCGCAATACACTTAAATCCTTTATTAACGAAAATGACTTTGAGAAAATAGGTATCAATCCGCAGTTAAGAGCCGAAAATTTATCAGTATCAGATTTCGTAAAAATTTCAAATTATCTGGATTAA